Within Bacillus sp. FJAT-45350, the genomic segment AACACAGCTCTATGATTAAAAGGTGGGTAAAAGTATACGAAAGATATGGTGCAGCTGGGTTGATGAAAAAGACTAAGAGGGAAACTTATTCTGTTCAATTCAAACTAGATGTAATAAGCTTTATGAAGAGAACGGGCTCTTCAGAGGTAGAAACTGCCATACGATTCGGTTTATCCACTCCTTCTATGGTAAGTTCATGGAAGAAAGTTTTTTGGGAATCTGGTACTGAAGACCTGGAAAAGGCGAAAGGAAGGCCACCCATGTCTGATAAAGCTAAGAATAAAAAAGTTCAACCTACAGAAGAGAAAAAAATGACATACGAACAAAAATTAGAAAGAGAAAACGAACTTCTACGTTTAGAGGTGGAATATCTAAAAAAGTTAAAAGCTTTTCAGATGGATCCGGAAGGTTATCTCGAAAAGCACAAGCAGCGTTATCATTCGAACTCAAAGAAATCTTCCGACTAAAAGATGTTTTACATGTCGTTGGTATTCCAGAATCGTCGTACCATTATCATATAAAGCGGATAAACGAGAAAAATCCTGATCAGGAGCTTAAGGAAAAAGTTCGGACTATTTTTGAAGAGAATGATGGCAATTATGGTTATCGTCGTGTTCACTTAGAATTGAAAAACCGCGGGATAACAGTAAATCACAAGAAGGTTCAACGCATCATGAATCAACTTGGACTTAAAGGGGATAAGTTTAAACGAAAAACACGCAAGTATAATTCTTATAAAGGAAACGTGGGTAAAATTGCGAAAAACCGT encodes:
- a CDS encoding helix-turn-helix domain-containing protein, coding for MAKYSEEFKLMVVIEYREGNLSYDRLANKHRMQHSSMIKRWVKVYERYGAAGLMKKTKRETYSVQFKLDVISFMKRTGSSEVETAIRFGLSTPSMVSSWKKVFWESGTEDLEKAKGRPPMSDKAKNKKVQPTEEKKMTYEQKLERENELLRLEVEYLKKLKAFQMDPEGYLEKHKQRYHSNSKKSSD